ACGCCGCTTCGGGTGCGGTGTCGGCGATCGTGGAGCACAAGGACGCGAGCGCGGAGCAGCGGGCCATTCGCGAGATCAATTCGGGGGTGTTCGCTTTTGACGGGCGGCTGCTCGCGGAGGGTCTGGGGCGGGTGCGTCGGGACAACAGTCAGGGTGAGGAGTATTTGACTGATGTCCTGGGAATTCTGCGGGAGTTGGGGCACCGGGTCGGTGCCGCGGTGGCGTCGGATCACCGGGAGATCGCGGGTATCAACAATCGGGTTCAGCTGGCCGAGGCACGGCGTCTGCTGAATGATCGGGTGTTGGAGTCGGCGATGTTGTCGGGTGTGACGGTGATGGACCCGGCGTCGACGTGGGTGGATGTGTCGGTGTCGTTCGGGCGTGATGTGACGCTGTTGCCGGGGACGATTCTGGCGGGTGCGACGTCGGTGGACGAGGGCGCGACGGTGGGCCCGAATTCGCGGCTTACGGATACACGGGTGGGCGAGGGCGCGCGCGTGGACAATACGGTCGCCGACGGTGCCGAGGTGGGTGCCGGGGCGAGTGTGGGTCCGTTCGCTTATCTGCGGCCGGGTACGCGGCTCGGTGTGCGGGCGAAGGCCGGGACTTTTGTGGAGATGAAGAACGCCTCGGTGGGTGAGGGTTCCAAGGTTCCGCATTTGTCGTATGTGGGTGACGCGACCATTGGTGAGTTCACGAACATCGGGGCGGCGAGTGTGTTCGTGAATTACGACGGTGAGTCGAAGCACCACACGACGGTGGGTTCGTACTGCAAGACGGGCTCGGACAATATGTTTGTGGCGCCTGTCACGGTGGGGGACGGTGCCTACACGGCGGCGGGATCGGTGATCACGAAGGACGTACCGCCCGGTTCGCTGGCCGTGGCCCGTGGTCAGCAGCGGAATATTCCGGGCTGGGTGGCGCGCAAGCGTCCGGGGAGCACGGCGGCGAAGGCGGCCGAGGAGGCTTCTCGTGAGGTGAGCGGCGAGGGCGCCGCGGAGTGAGGTCCGCCGGTTACGGCGTACCGTAAGGGGTGCACGTTCTGGGGGCTCGTGGGTGTCCCCCGAGTAAACACATGAGGCTGACACTCCGTCGCTGGGGGGCGCGGGCGGGTTTCGGCGCTTGAGATCACGTCGAGGAGACTGTTCTGTGACCGGGATCAAGACGACGGGCGAGAAGAAGCTGATGCTCTTCTCCGGCCGCGCGCACCCCGAATTGGCCGAGGCGGTCGGCCGTCAGCTGGGCGTCGGGATTGTGCCCACCAAGGTTTTTGATTTCGCGAACGGCGAGATCTATGTGCGCTACGAGGAGTCGGCGCGCGGCGCGGACTGTTTTCTGATTCAGAGTCACACGGCGCCGATCAACAAATGGATCATGGAGCAGTTGATCATGATCGATGCGTTGAAGCGTGCTTCGGCGCGGAGTATCACGGTGATCGTTCCGTTCTACGGTTATGCGCGTCAGGACAAGAAGCACCGTGGCCGTGAGCCGATTTCGG
This is a stretch of genomic DNA from Streptomyces sp. NA04227. It encodes these proteins:
- the glmU gene encoding bifunctional UDP-N-acetylglucosamine diphosphorylase/glucosamine-1-phosphate N-acetyltransferase GlmU; translated protein: MSANRPHDLGSARTTDQAPPAAVVVLAAGEGTRMKSARPKVLHELCGRSLVGHVLAAARELGPSELAVVVGHAREQVSEHLGAIDPQVRTAVQEEQLGTGHAVRMALTELGAVDGTVVVVCGDTPLLRGQTLRSLVEVHAADGNAVTVLTAEVPDATGYGRIVRDAASGAVSAIVEHKDASAEQRAIREINSGVFAFDGRLLAEGLGRVRRDNSQGEEYLTDVLGILRELGHRVGAAVASDHREIAGINNRVQLAEARRLLNDRVLESAMLSGVTVMDPASTWVDVSVSFGRDVTLLPGTILAGATSVDEGATVGPNSRLTDTRVGEGARVDNTVADGAEVGAGASVGPFAYLRPGTRLGVRAKAGTFVEMKNASVGEGSKVPHLSYVGDATIGEFTNIGAASVFVNYDGESKHHTTVGSYCKTGSDNMFVAPVTVGDGAYTAAGSVITKDVPPGSLAVARGQQRNIPGWVARKRPGSTAAKAAEEASREVSGEGAAE